The following coding sequences lie in one Ostrea edulis chromosome 8, xbOstEdul1.1, whole genome shotgun sequence genomic window:
- the LOC125661539 gene encoding U-reduvitoxin-Pr21-like isoform X1 has protein sequence MVRISVFSVFLLCMCQVLTEGKVVCRDGTRVFQVGHGFRDNCNTCVCGKDGMITCSAEICPGTCYFNGKIHEAGDNFPAGDGCNGCNCQQNGKVICTQTSCDTKPPRRY, from the exons ATGGTGAGGATTTCCGTGTTCTCCGTATTTCTTCTCTGT ATGTGTCAAGTTCTTACCGAAGGAAAAG TCGTTTGTAGAGATGGTACTCGAGTTTTCCAGGTTGGACACGGATTCCGTGATAACTGTAACACATGTGTATGTGGAAAGGACGGTATGATCACGTGCTCAGCAGAAATTTGTCCCGGAA CTTGTTATTTCAATGGTAAAATTCACGAAGCCGGTGACAATTTTCCGGCGGGGGATGGTTGTAACGGCTGTAATTGTCAACAGAATGGAAAAGTAATATGTACCCAAACATCTTGTG ataCAAAACCTCCTAGAAGATACTAA